From a region of the Oryza sativa Japonica Group chromosome 6, ASM3414082v1 genome:
- the LOC4342154 gene encoding uncharacterized protein, which yields MGGMAAAPFPGKCFLLLQQVPKPSAALAAAHPLLLGRRRLAALPETAAACVAAAGLVGVAASLLVGRAAEGARREEEEEEEEECSECGGTGLCPRCKGEGFVFKQLPEEAASRARKAAKNMATRYTSGLPTKWTYCNRCSSTRSCTTCGGSGAIPKASSPTTTTL from the exons ATGGGAGGCATGGCAGCTGCTCCTTTTCCAGGCAaatgcttcctcctcctccaacaaGTACCCAAGCCATCGGCGGCGCTGGCCGCAGCTCACCCATTACTACTAGGACGCCGTCGGCTGGCTGCCCTCCCGGAGACGGCCGCAGCGTGCGTGGCCGCCGCGGGGTTGGTGGGAGTCGCAGCCAGCTTGCTAGTGGGCAGGGCGGCGGAAGGAGCACGacgagaagaggaagaggaggaggaggaggagtgctCGGAGTGCGGCGGGACGGGGCTGTGCCCGCGGTGCAAAGGGGAAGGGTTCGTGTTCAAGCAGctgccggaggaggcggccagcAGGGCCCGGAAGGCGGCCAAGAACATGGCCACCAGATACACTTCCGG GCTGCCCACCAAGTGGACCTACTGCAACCGCTGCTCCTCCACTCGCTCCTGCACTACctgcggcggctccggcgcaATCCCTAAGGCATCATCACCCACTACTACTACTCTGTAA